Proteins encoded within one genomic window of Arachis ipaensis cultivar K30076 chromosome B08, Araip1.1, whole genome shotgun sequence:
- the LOC107614483 gene encoding RNA-binding protein pno1-like yields the protein MVLSSMEVEAAPSKAKPLPPKPMFEPLKPYEMSDGQFRKVSVPQHRYNPLKKALLDIYTPIYEQMKIDIRMNLKARKVELKMRPDTPDISNLQKCADFVHAFMIGFDVLDAIALLHLDELYVESFEIKDVKTLRGDHLSRAIGRLSGKGGKTKFAIENATKTRIVIADTKIHILESFANIKIVRDSLCRLIMGSPVGKVYSKLRAVTARLA from the coding sequence ATGGTGTTGTCTTCAATGGAAGTTGAAGCTGCCCCTTCTAAGGCAAAACCATTGCCTCCAAAGCCTATGTTCGAGCCTTTGAAGCCTTATGAGATGTCTGATGGTCAGTTTCGGAAGGTATCTGTTCCACAACATCGCTACAATCCTCTCAAAAAAGCATTGTTGGACATCTATACTCCCATATACGAGCAGATGAAAATTGACATCCGCATGAATTTGAAGGCTCGGAAGGTTGAACTGAAGATGAGGCCAGATACACCCGATATTAGTAACCTGCAAAAATGTGCTGATTTTGTCCATGCTTTCATGATAGGATTCGATGTCTTAGATGCCATTGCTCTACTTCATCTGGATGAGCTCTATGTTGAGTCCTTCGAAATCAAGGATGTTAAGACACTTCGAGGTGATCACTTGTCTCGCGCTATTGGAAGATTATCTGGTAAAGGCGGTAAAACTAAGTTTGCAATTGAAAATGCAACTAAGACGAGGATTGTGATTGCTGACACTAAAATACACATTTTGGAGTCATTTGCCAACATCAAAATTGTTAGAGATTCTCTTTGTAGGCTTATCATGGGATCACCTGTGGGTAAGGTATATTCGAAACTAAGAGCAGTTACAGCTAGACTGGCATAA